The nucleotide window CCGGGGGACATCATGTTCCTCTTGGTGCAGAGGTTTGGTGAACTGATGCGCAAACTTTGGAATCCGAGAAATTTCAAAGCTCATGTGTCACCACATGAGATGCTGCAGGCTGTGGTGCTGTGCAGCAAGAAGAATTTCCAAATTACCAAGCAAGGTATGCTTTAGTTGCCAGAAATTGTAGTACTGTACTATGTTGCACATTTCAGATCTGAACACATGCTGCTCTATAGAGACTATGTTGTGATGCTGATTCGTTGTTTTCTGTCCTGCAGGAGATGCTGTGGACTTCATGACGTGGTTCTTGAATGCTCTGCATGGTGCTCTTGGAGGCACAAAGAAAAGATCATGTGAGTAGAAGGGAAATCAAAGTTTGTTTCATATATAATTTATTGCTAGAAAAATGTGAATGAAATGATGTACTCATTTGTATTTCTGCCCTCAAAGCAATCATTGCCAAAGCATTTCAAGGCTCCATGCGGATCTTCTCCAAGAAACTTCCACACCCGGACTTGGTGAGTTTCCTGTCTGTGTTATAAAATACTTAATTGCCACGAgcaatattaattaatttacgAACAGAATAACTCAGGGTTATTCAAAACTATGTTTTAAATGATCTTACCAGTTTGGCAGATAGTAATATCTTAACaaagatgtctttttttattttttttatttataattcccCAGACTCCGGAAGAGAAAGAGGCATTGCTCGTGACAGAGGAGTACCAGGAGCAGATGTCTGAGTCCACCTTCCTGTTTCTAACCCTTGACCTCCCAACAGCTCCACTGTACAAGGATGAGAAGGAGCAGCTTATTATCCCGCAGGTCCCCCTCTTCAACATCCTGGGCAAGTTCAATGGCAATACAGAGAAGGTACCGATTTGGCTTAAATATAACAAGCAAATATAACATAATTGAggaaaaatgacttaaaacaaaattacaaagcAGTAATGTTGTCAGAAAAGCCTTGGTGTtggtaaagattttttttgcccAAAACTGGttgattacatttttgacatattcaAAGCCAGTGGCATTCTTAGGGTGAATATTGGTGTACTTTGGACTACTTTGGACAGTTGCAAAAGCAAGAAAATTACACAATTGAACACAGTTTTGACCATTTCACTTTTCCCACACAGTTTAACACGACTGGTCACAAACCAGTTGAAGGAAATTGAAACCTCAATTTTACCACATTTTCCTGCTGCTTTTCATGTTTGGTAATCCTCTCAGAAAGATGCTGGAGATCCTGAAAGCCTGTTCTTGACCAGGTACCATTTCTGGATAACACAAACAGGAAGTTAAAGAAACTTCTTCTCTGACGAGCCAGCAgctaaacattttctttctggAGAACCATTCCACGTCAGATCTGATCATTCTTACCAGCGGTTTGGCGTATGACAATATCTTGCGGCTTGTGGGCACTGAGGCAATTGATTCCAAGTTTGTCTTCCAAAAACAGACTTTCAATTTTGAGCTGTAGAAGATAATCTACCTGGTGGTGACCACAGTTACTATCTTCTTTAAAAGAAATCATAACTTCTGCCAACTCACAGCGAATGACAGCTGTACTTAGCAAATACTGGGGCAATAGGCAATCAGCCTTGCATCAAATCTGTGCCATCCACGtaccattttcttcttttaatgaGCACTCTAAATATCCATGCATGCTTTCCCGTCTTAATTTTCATTCAGGAGTACAAAACCTACAAAGAGAATTTTCTCAAAAGGTTCCAGCTGACCAAACTGCCTCCGTACCTCGTCTTTTGCATCAAAAGATTCACCAAGAACAACTTCTTTGTGGAAAAGAATCCCACAATTGTCAACTTCCCCATCACGTAAGTGCTGTTCATACGCCGTGAGACAAAATTCGTAGCATTGATCAAAGTTTCTGACAGAAGTGCTTGGTGATAACAGTGTTTTAATGTAACACTTGTGAGGAGTGATGTCattgatgtgtgtattttgtcctcCAGTATGTGTATGCACTCGTTCATGTTGTCGTTCTGTATTTGCCTTAACAGGAATGTTGACCTTCGTGAGTACTTGACAGAAGAAGCTCAAGttacagagaaaaacacaacgTATGACCTGGTGGCCAACGTAGTGCATGATGGGAAACCCACCGAGGGAGCATACAGAATACATGTTCTGCATCATGTAGGTTTCAGGCAGAtatttctgaaatgatttctgGTGTAAACAACCCAAAAAATGCATCAAATAATCCTTGTGTTTATCAGGGAACTGGGAAGTGGTATGAGATGCAGGACCTGCAAGTGACGGACATTCTCCCCCAGATGATTACGCTGTCGGAGGCCTACATCCAGGCAAGTCCTCCAGCTTACTCTGTGCATGTTGGAAAGTTTTAAAAGGCGAAGCTACAGTACAGACAGTtgtaatttctggtaatgtgaTATACTATTTAAGGTACTTTTAACTTGTAATGCCTGGGAGTAATAGTCATATGAAAACATAACTAGAGCAGTATCAGTCTTGTTAACATGCAGGTTAATTTCTAATCggatacataaaaaaatcaaatcattaTTGTTCTTTACATAAATGAATGTTACTGTTGTGCGATGGGCTTTTTATaaagatctatctatctatctatctatatatataatatcactCGTATAAATTAAAGCACTGCTGCATAGAATTGTATGATTCAGGTGTATAAGTGGTGATTTTTGCTGACGTACACAGTGGAGGACTGAATTGTAAAAATGAATGATACAGATTATCAGGAGAAAGTATTGGGAGTTTCAGTATAAAGATACCGCAGCTTTCAAAAACGTGTTATCAGTTGAATCATTTTTCATACCAGATTGTAGTTTtaaatctttaataaaaaatagtaaCCGAGTGCTTTTCCCCCCTCTTAGATCTGGAAGAGACAAGAGAGTGACAATGGCACAAACCACCACACCGGGGTGTAAGTGAGGCAGAATGGCGAGAAGTGTTCATCAGTTTGGAAATTAACGGGGTATTTAAGTGATAGAAAATAACCACAGAATATAGAAATGAGTGGCAAAAGAGCATCAGGACCTTTCTTACATGTAAATGTCtcccatgtttttttgttttttttttaagttttatgtttttactaTGTGGAAGTTTCCAAATAAACAAACTCCAGGacacgtgtgtgtatgttgaaTTTTAATGACAAACCATTTGATTGTAATTGAGTTTTAGGAGAATTTGTCGTGTGTATGTGGATATCTGCACCAGGTATCACAGAACTGCAACAAGACAACAGATGAAGCAGCTTTTTTGAGTAGTCAGTCTTGAATACATACCAAGAGCATGTTCTAtataattaacttttttgttgttgcaatttCTACATTCATACATAGCAATCTACAGAATAACTTCACAAAACTTTTAATCACAGCAGAAACCCATGTTTCAGACTAAATCCCAGCCTCAGTATTGTGACACATCAAGCAGAACATTTCATGATGAATATTTATGGCTTATTGATATGAGATGGATAATTaaccccaaaaataaaattaaaattaagtgcaatacatttataaaagttCATCAGTGCAATACATTTGTGAAAAGAAAGTAGCTCTTTGTGTGCACACAGGGCGGCAGTTTGGTTCACTCCTTCCACATGTACTTCTCACAGAAGGCCTGGTTCTGCGGATGCAAATAGATATAGGATGTGAAACAAATTGAATTATTCACAAAATCAAATTTCAGACAGTGTTTCAAGTAGTCagcatgggggggggagggactcAAGTCTGTCctttcaagaaaagaaaatagattTTCCGTGCATTTTCAACcaatttcaaatttttcaaCCTATCTGAAAGATGAAATGTATGTAAATTTTAACTGTCTCTTTTGGCTGGACCTCATTCCCATCATCCGTGCTGCAGAGAGAGCATCTGGACTCTCAATGCAGACCCCCCGGTAGTATAAATGCAGTATTACTTACTAATTCACCATCACGGAACAGAACATTGAAAACAATCCTGAATTAATTGGTTAAGATCTCTACGAAAAGAAGCTAGATACAGTACTTACACCACATTTCTGAGCAGTTTGAATGTCTTTGCACCAGTAGCTTGGCCCCCAAGTACAGCGACTCTTTCCCAGCGGCTCCAACTTCTTGGAGGCCACGCACAGATCAGCTCTCTGCAGGACAGACGGGACAAGAGATCTTGAAAAAATGAACCAGACCAAAGAATAGTTCAAGTGGTTACACTTTATGATTGGTGTTGCGTTTTCTAAGGCTCATCAtactattttaaattatattagtaACTCAACGTAATGTTtatacagtttttttgtgtACTGACACCATTTACTGCGGACAAATCCTCATGTGGATCTGTAATACTGCGTGAAGACTTGCAAATATAAACATGTCGTCTTTGTCCCTCCGGTAAGACAGGTCATTGTAAAAGAGCTCATTCTTACCTCACAAGCATGCGGAACGTCCATCTGGTTTCCCAAAACCTTTTGCAGTCGGGAGCCATAGAGTTTAGTGAAAGCCTCACACTGAAAAGAGCACAAGAGTTACTTCCATGCCAAGTGACAAAGAATCACTTCACTGCCATATATTCTATAGTTGTACTGATTTGTGAAGGTGTTACTGAGGCATATTTAGTGTTTGTGGGAGCTGAGGTTCAGACCTTGGGGATGGCATTGGGGTggtggacacacacagactcgAGGAAAGAGGAAGTCTGAGTTTCGGTAGAGTTGAGACCTAGGTGAAGTCGGCTCAGCACAGCCAGCGCGCGGCATGACTCACAAGCCGAGGGGAGGAACAACTCTAGAAAATCAGTGGAGCGTTAAATTTGGTGGTGAAAGTGTGAGTTTCTGGTCTAACTGATAAGCAAACAATAGcctaatgtttttaattataaaCATGTGACTAACCTGCAACAGGCTGCTCCTTGAACAAACAGACGTGCAAAAGAGTACATATTGTGTGAGGTGCAGCTGACGATAAGAGGAATTCGATTATCTGAACGCCATATTTGTCGACAAAATCATCACATCGGTCCTTATAGCTTTCTGGTACGAGATTACAGACTTCTCCCATGATCTTCCTCAAAGCATCCTGCAGGACAACAAAGAAGATATGTATGTGATGTGATGTATAGTACGGGATATGTGCCTGATGTTATACAAAaagtgatgggggggaaaaagtTACCTCAGTCATATTCTTGGGCAACAGTGTTTCAAGTTTCTTGATAATAAACAAACACAGGGTGCAGGCTGGGTTGAACTGCCCCTAAAGAGATGATAGCTGATAAGATAGCCGTATATAAGATGGAAATAAAAAGCACAAGTTTCATTTCAACTTTCACGTAACAGTCACTTCTGCTTTCTCACACTAACATGGGTCCCGGTGGCTGTGCTGAGTGCAGAACTGGATACATCTTTATTGGTGGCTTGGTGGGGAAGTTTCAGCAGTTCATCCTTGCGGGCAACACAAAGTCCAAAAGCCATACAGGTGTCTCCTGGTTTCTACATCAACAACATTATCTTGCATTAAAAGGTGATCATTGATGTCCATAGTGTTAATTATTTCCCCTTATGTACTGTATCTTTTAAAGAAGCCTAACTAGGTGCGTAAACTCACCAGGTGACCTGGTGTCTGCTGCAGGACTTTTGGCAAATGCATCTTCACCTGGGAATCACACTCTGATGCCTGCTCTCGTGGGAGGCTTTGGCACAGAGCATGCAAGGTTTCATATACGGTCTCCTGCAAAAGCCCAGCAGTCAGTGCATTGTCTACGTTGTGACAATAATACTGGGTACTCTGCATAGTACAAAAGCGAGAATGTGAAGCTTTGAAAATCACATTTCAACGCCCGGACATTAGGACATTGGACTTTCTCTAATTGAATCTGATCACAATGCGCAAGTACCTCATTATGAATGTCCATTTTAAGGTTTAGCTTTTAAAGACATTGCTGGGATCCCAGCTGCTGGGTGTGTCTGCCAGGTTCCTATTGTACCAAACCCTTTACATGTGGTCAGTAAAGTGAAACATCCTCACCTTGGTATCTCTGCTGGAAATCATGTTGGCAGACAGCTGGATGACCTGACTGCACTCTGAACACATATCCAATGTCTAATAAAGAGAAGCCACAGTGAGATTATTTATTAGACCTGAAAACAATCATGTCAGCCAGATTCGTTTCAGATTCAGTTTGTTACTAAAGCCCAGTGACTGTATATGGCAATCACATCACATTTAATTAATAAACGCATTGactattttaaacacacacatacgtgcAAAATAGACTTTAGGATTATTCAAATGCAGATTTACCAGATATTTCTGTTTGATGACTGACAACGGGGCGATGAACCTGGAGTCTCCTTTTaaatagaaagagaaaagacagtGGTGGGGAGAGAAATAGAGACAAAGGACGCTTGGAAAAagatactatatatatatatatatatatatatatatatatatatatacactcaccggccactttattaggtacacctgtccaactgctcgttaacacttaatttctaagcagccaatcacatggcggcaactcagtgcatttaggcatgtagacatggtcaagagaatctcctgcagttcaaaccgagcatcagtatggggaagaaaggtgatttgagtgactttgaacgtggcatggttgttggtgccagaagggggtctgagtatttcagaaactgctaatctactgggattttcacgcaaaccatctctagggtttacagagaatggtccgaaaaaaaaaaatccagtgagcggcagttctgtgggcggaaatgccttgttgatgccagaggtcagaggagaatggccagactggttcgagctgatagaagggcaacagtgactcaaataaccatcCGTTACAAACcaagtgggcagaagagcatctctgaacgcacagtacgtcgaactttgaggcagatgggctacagcagcagaagacacattgggtgccactcctttcagctaagaacaggaaactgagactacaatttgcacaagctcatcgaaattggacaatagaagattggaaaaaacgttgcctggtctgatgagtctcgatttctgctgcgacagtcggatggtagggtcagaatttggcgtctacaacatgaaagcatggatccatcctgccttgtatcaacggttcaggctggtggtggtggtgtcatggtgtggggaattattttcttggcactctttgggccccttggtaccaattgagcatcgttgcaacgccacagcctacctgagtatgtttgctgaccatgtccatccctttatgaccataatgtacccaacttctgatggctactttccagcaggataatacgccatgtcataaagctggaatcatcacagactggtttcttgaacatgacaaagagttcgctgtactcaaatggcctccacagtcaccagatctcaatccaatagagcatctttgggatgtggtggaacgggagattcgcatcatggatgtgcagtctacaaatctgcggcaactgtgtgatgccatcatgtcaatatggaccaaactccctgaggaatgcttccagcaccttgttgaatctatgccacgaagaattgaggcagttctgaaggcaaaagggggtccaacccgttactagcatggggtacctaataaagtggccggtgagtgtatatatatatatatatagcgtCTAACATGTTTGATTCGTGGTGATAAATCCCACGATGATAACTGATTTTTGACAATGGACAGTGACGCGGACATTAAAGTCGTTGCCAGTTATCTACCGGGCCCCAGAGACACCGCGAGGACCACCAGGATAAAGCCAGATGTTGACATGATGTGAAGAAGCACAAAACGATATGAAGcgcagatgatttttttttgcctatAATAACATCCGTGTTGCGGCTGTTCTTCTTCGTGGGTTTTAACGGCAGTTTGGAAAAATACGTTCAGGGGCATACCGCCCATTGCTTCGGCCGGGTTTATCCTGTTGATAACataaaaatttagaaaaatttGGCCCCCTTTCCGATGTGGGGGGTCTCGTTTCAAATTCTCCATCGAGATCCGCACGTAtttttgaaagaagaaaaggaactGTTTTTGTGGGCGTGTAAACAACTAAGTGCACTTTTCTTGGAGCTGCCTCATACTTGAAAAGTTTTGCCAATAAATTTTTAACCTTTCGTTAGTTTTTTATTACTATAGAAAGATGTGCGGTTTGGTTTTTAGAGAAGCCTGCAGTTCAGAACAAAAACAGTATTATCTTATTATAAAGCTTTTACAACGGATGTACTTAATCAGTCATATTTGTATTCAAATTTTGTATTCAGTACAAACAATGGAATGTTGCTGTTAGTTTGGAGCCTGGAGTAGAAATACAATGAATCTCGTTTCATTTCTATGGTCTGGACTTGGACCTTGTTATGGGATTCTTTTTGCGTCTTTGATTCCAAGCAAAACGTCTCAagtatcaaagaaaaaaaacactaacgcAGGCAAAAAAAATGGTCACTTCAAATGTGAAACGTAAAACCCCGGGAAAGTGTAAGTGTCCAGATCGGGGAGGGGGGGTAGTCCTTGATATATTGGAGAACAAGTCTCTCACATTTTGGTGAGGGCCACAAGACGACAGTCAttttatgagcacaactgtaagTTTAAAACCTTTCCTATCTTAACTTCAATAGTAGaaacttttaattttgcaaTGTTAGGGTAATTTGAACATCTACATAATacctgtttatttcctgttg belongs to Etheostoma spectabile isolate EspeVRDwgs_2016 chromosome 5, UIUC_Espe_1.0, whole genome shotgun sequence and includes:
- the usp39 gene encoding ubiquitin carboxyl-terminal hydrolase 39 isoform X1; this encodes MVQEAMAHIQAAPTLTVVMVSLKREREAEVDDDDNEDRVPAKIGRGRVLEDRRSRHCPYLDTINRSVLDFDFEKLCSISLSHINVYACLICGKYFQGRGLKSHAYTHSVQFTHHVFLNLHTLKFYCLPDNYEIIDSSLEDITYVLKPTFTKQHIAGLDKQGKLYRAYDGTTYLPGIVGLNNIKANDYANVVLQAFSNVPPLRNYFLEEENYRGIRRPPGDIMFLLVQRFGELMRKLWNPRNFKAHVSPHEMLQAVVLCSKKNFQITKQGDAVDFMTWFLNALHGALGGTKKRSSIIAKAFQGSMRIFSKKLPHPDLTPEEKEALLVTEEYQEQMSESTFLFLTLDLPTAPLYKDEKEQLIIPQVPLFNILGKFNGNTEKEYKTYKENFLKRFQLTKLPPYLVFCIKRFTKNNFFVEKNPTIVNFPITNVDLREYLTEEAQVTEKNTTYDLVANVVHDGKPTEGAYRIHVLHHGTGKWYEMQDLQVTDILPQMITLSEAYIQIWKRQESDNGTNHHTGV
- the usp39 gene encoding ubiquitin carboxyl-terminal hydrolase 39 isoform X2 — translated: MVSLKREREAEVDDDDNEDRVPAKIGRGRVLEDRRSRHCPYLDTINRSVLDFDFEKLCSISLSHINVYACLICGKYFQGRGLKSHAYTHSVQFTHHVFLNLHTLKFYCLPDNYEIIDSSLEDITYVLKPTFTKQHIAGLDKQGKLYRAYDGTTYLPGIVGLNNIKANDYANVVLQAFSNVPPLRNYFLEEENYRGIRRPPGDIMFLLVQRFGELMRKLWNPRNFKAHVSPHEMLQAVVLCSKKNFQITKQGDAVDFMTWFLNALHGALGGTKKRSSIIAKAFQGSMRIFSKKLPHPDLTPEEKEALLVTEEYQEQMSESTFLFLTLDLPTAPLYKDEKEQLIIPQVPLFNILGKFNGNTEKEYKTYKENFLKRFQLTKLPPYLVFCIKRFTKNNFFVEKNPTIVNFPITNVDLREYLTEEAQVTEKNTTYDLVANVVHDGKPTEGAYRIHVLHHGTGKWYEMQDLQVTDILPQMITLSEAYIQIWKRQESDNGTNHHTGV
- the sftpbb gene encoding surfactant protein Bb, which encodes MSTSGFILVVLAVSLGPGDSRFIAPLSVIKQKYLTLDMCSECSQVIQLSANMISSRDTKETVYETLHALCQSLPREQASECDSQVKMHLPKVLQQTPGHLKPGDTCMAFGLCVARKDELLKLPHQATNKDVSSSALSTATGTHGQFNPACTLCLFIIKKLETLLPKNMTEDALRKIMGEVCNLVPESYKDRCDDFVDKYGVQIIEFLLSSAAPHTICTLLHVCLFKEQPVAELFLPSACESCRALAVLSRLHLGLNSTETQTSSFLESVCVHHPNAIPKCEAFTKLYGSRLQKVLGNQMDVPHACERADLCVASKKLEPLGKSRCTWGPSYWCKDIQTAQKCGNQAFCEKYMWKE